The following proteins are co-located in the Pseudomonas sp. ATCC 13867 genome:
- the cra gene encoding catabolite repressor/activator produces MKLSDIARLAGVSVTTASYVINGKAVQRRISAATVERVRAVIEEHGYHPDQQAASLRRGQTRTLGFVLPDLENPSYAKLAKLLEQGARARGYQLLIASSDDEPDTERQVLNLFRARRCDALIVASCLPGNDDSLARLQGIGVPVIAVDRQLDPQRFCSVVSDDRDACQRLTASLLQPAPRSIALLGARSELIISQERAAGFRSALREFKGQVLVEHGETFSRDCGRRLMEELLARQGRLPDALITTSYVLLEGVFDVLQALPEGWPAGLRIATFGDTQLLDFVPLKVNAISQQHALIAERALDLALSAVEQNSYTPGVHPVARTLKLRTE; encoded by the coding sequence TTGAAACTCAGTGATATCGCCCGCCTGGCCGGTGTTTCGGTCACCACCGCCAGCTATGTGATCAATGGCAAGGCCGTGCAGCGACGCATCAGCGCCGCCACGGTGGAGCGCGTGCGCGCAGTGATCGAAGAACACGGCTACCACCCGGACCAGCAGGCCGCCAGCCTGCGACGCGGGCAGACCCGCACCCTCGGCTTCGTCCTCCCGGACCTGGAAAACCCCAGCTACGCCAAGCTGGCCAAGCTGCTCGAACAGGGCGCCCGGGCTCGCGGCTACCAACTGCTGATCGCCAGCTCCGACGACGAGCCCGACACCGAGCGCCAGGTGCTCAATCTGTTCCGCGCGCGGCGGTGCGATGCGCTGATCGTCGCCAGTTGCCTGCCGGGCAACGACGACAGCCTGGCCCGCCTGCAAGGCATCGGCGTGCCGGTGATCGCGGTGGACCGCCAGCTCGATCCGCAGCGCTTCTGCTCGGTGGTCAGCGATGACCGCGACGCCTGCCAGCGCCTCACCGCCAGCCTGCTGCAACCCGCGCCGCGGAGTATCGCCCTGCTCGGCGCGCGCTCGGAGCTGATCATCAGCCAGGAGCGCGCCGCGGGCTTTCGCAGTGCGCTGCGCGAGTTCAAGGGACAGGTCCTCGTCGAGCACGGCGAAACCTTCAGCCGCGACTGCGGCCGCCGCCTGATGGAAGAATTGCTGGCGCGCCAGGGCCGCTTGCCCGACGCGCTGATCACCACCTCCTACGTGCTGCTCGAAGGCGTGTTCGACGTGCTCCAGGCGCTGCCCGAAGGCTGGCCGGCAGGGCTGCGCATCGCCACCTTCGGCGACACCCAACTGCTGGACTTCGTGCCGCTGAAGGTCAACGCGATCTCCCAGCAGCACGCACTGATCGCCGAGCGTGCCCTGGACCTGGCGCTGAGCGCGGTCGAACAGAACAGCTACACCCCCGGCGTTCATCCCGTGGCGCGCACCCTGAAGCTGCGCACGGAGTAA